Proteins from one Desulfonatronum sp. SC1 genomic window:
- a CDS encoding type II toxin-antitoxin system Phd/YefM family antitoxin, translating to MIGCFGSWVDFGSVRHTLGVKGALMLEVHIEDRDTQIFQLMQAALAGEHVLLFSSGKPLVRLTPISEPAQRTTGYHSLDISADELDAAFSSEVDEEVATLFNSHGGNAS from the coding sequence ATGATCGGCTGCTTTGGAAGCTGGGTTGACTTCGGATCGGTTCGCCATACACTCGGAGTAAAGGGGGCGCTTATGCTGGAAGTTCATATCGAGGATCGGGATACACAGATTTTTCAATTGATGCAGGCCGCGTTGGCGGGGGAGCATGTCCTGCTTTTCAGCTCCGGCAAACCCCTTGTCAGGCTGACCCCAATTTCGGAACCCGCTCAGCGCACCACGGGCTATCACTCTTTGGACATTTCTGCCGATGAGCTTGATGCGGCTTTTTCTTCCGAAGTGGATGAAGAGGTTGCGACCCTGTTCAATTCTCACGGCGGAAATGCATCATGA
- a CDS encoding type II toxin-antitoxin system VapC family toxin: MTARFLLDTHIVLWWLAGHRRLSVSACKRIAEATCFVSVASIWEVAIKFKLGKLHVAPRLLLASVREARMIELPVSADHAASTVDLPLLHNDPFDRLLIAQARYEEITLLTADEHVGAYGDPVFMLS, translated from the coding sequence ATGACGGCGCGGTTTCTACTGGATACGCACATCGTTCTCTGGTGGCTTGCAGGGCATCGTCGACTGAGCGTTTCCGCGTGCAAAAGGATCGCGGAGGCTACATGCTTTGTCAGTGTCGCCTCTATTTGGGAGGTTGCGATCAAATTCAAGCTGGGCAAGCTTCATGTCGCGCCTCGTCTGTTGCTGGCATCGGTTCGAGAAGCCCGGATGATAGAATTACCCGTTTCGGCCGACCATGCAGCTTCAACCGTCGATTTGCCACTTCTTCACAATGATCCGTTTGACCGCCTCTTGATCGCTCAAGCCCGTTACGAGGAGATCACCCTTTTGACGGCGGACGAGCATGTCGGCGCGTATGGCGATCCCGTCTTCATGCTCAGCTGA